CGCTCCTCCATTTGACATGAAATATTGGCCTGTCAAACAGAAGTGTTTATTTCCAGTTATGTCTAAATTAACATTGGCATTATGCAACAACCCTTTGTTAACCTGGCCGAGTCTTTCTGTTCCTAAGAAATTACAAAGAACCCTAGTTTCTTGATTTTCGGAAATACTATGGAATTGTAAAGCAGACTGTTGCTCAGAAAAGCAAGCCACTTGATAAGAGCAAGTTACTAAGCTAGTTAGCAAAATAAATGAGCAGGCGTAGGGATACATACAGGGAAACTAAGATCTAAGATCACACACACATTCCCGCCTATACGCTAAGAAATATTGAATTGTCTAGCGTTTTATATGGATATGGACTTGCCAGCAAAGGCATGCTGTGTGGTCGGACACCCCATGGAATCCTCATGCCTTTACTTGCAAGTTAGAAGGTTACAGTTCGTTATTAAAAGAGCATAGAGCTTCCTACTTTTAAGTAATTTGAGAATGTCGAAGAGGATATTTCTCCGTGGTAGCTCAGGAAAATCTTTAAGTTATTAAAGATCTGAGTTTCATTATTTAAGTCAGTTAAAAAGCTATGTCGTGTAATGGGTGTTCCATAGGATGCCCACATGCCGTTACTTGCTTTTAGAGTGGTTAAAATTTGTGGATATTGCTTATGCACAATAGGTTGGTAAGCTAATTTTAACTTCCAGATAGTTGGTATATTGCTATTTTGGTCCCATTGCATAGCTATTCCCACGGGAGTTGTAAGCGTACGCAAAGGTCGTAAAGTAGAGAACCTTCTCACAAAATCTCCGTTTTCTTCGAAAGAGGAGATTGTAGATCTAAAAGCTATAGCTTCTACAAAAGGAGCTAATGTAAATTCATTTCCTATGGAAAGAAAAGGAAAAGTACAATTTACAGTCGCTGCGAAGCTGTGACTGTAAAAAGATCCTTCCGAAGCTTTATCATCTTCTTTGTAAAAGTTTTTAACTTTGTGATCTCCGTAATTATAAGCCATAGATCCCGTGGTTATTACACTATTTTCTAGCCAGGGAAGGTATATTTGTAGTCCTGCAAAGTAATTCTTGGATGATAGTTTATTGCGAGATAGCTTTTCTTTGAGTTGGGAAAAATGTTGCGAGAAAGACAAAGCTAGCTTGCTGTCGTTTTTTGTCGTTGAAGATGTTCCAGCTGCGTATCCCGAGGATTCCATGCGAAATCCTTGAATTTGATTTTTTGTTCTTTGACGTACAGCAATTCCTAAACCTTCGCCTCTAAATTCAAAAGCTGATCCCGTACTTCCTAAGGTAATAGAAGGAAGAGAATGCATTCCCGCCATTGTTGTGTAGAATGTCTGCCAGAGAGCATTAGCAATTAGGGGAGTTTTAAATTTCGGGTTGGGAATGTAGTGCGTAGGAGTCCAATCAGCATAAAGAATGCGATGGGATTTATTTGCTGTATCTAGAGTTCGCCCACCTGCTGTGGTGTATTCTTCCCAGTGAGGAGACCAGATTCCTTGATAGCCATAGTGAGCGTGATTGTTAATAGCTTCGATGTTTAGATCTGTTATTGTGATTTTTTTATTTTCGTTATCACAAAGATACAGGAAGGGAACTTTAGTAATTCCTGCAGAAAGATTTAGGGAGTCGTGGGGATCATTATTATCAGAGTCTAGTAAAAGAAGAGGTCCGGAAATGGTAATATCAGGATTATTATCTTCAGCATATGTTGTTTTCCCGCCAGCTGTTGTTGCTGTTGGATAAATCCAGATTTTTGGAGCCTCAGCTCCCTTTTGAATAATCGAAGGAAGATTTAAGGCAAGCTGGTTGATGATAATTTGTGATCCTGAGGATGTTCCTGATGTGGTTGAGCCCCCCGAAGTAGTGTTGTGGTTTACACTTGTTGCAATAACAGCTTTGTTTCCTAAGCGAAGAATGGATCCTTGTTCTTGGGTTATTTGATAAGCAGCGATTCCTGCACGATCCTCAACAGCAAGAACACCATTTTTGATCGTTAGGGGATTTTTTATATAAGAAAAGAAATTTTTCTCTGCTGTAAACGCTTCAGAAACAGAGAGAGAGGAAAAGAGTACTGTTCCTTTATGGTAGTCTTCTGGATTAATAGTTACTGGACAGTTTGGATGAAATGCTTCTATAGGGTCATAAGTTTTAATGCTTCGATGTTTTTTTGCCCCGAGTTTTGTTGTAACACCTTGAATGCAATGCCAAGCATTTCTATACCATGCACCGTTATGAGTAGCGTAGTTATTATCAAAGATAATATCACCGTAATCTGCAGAGAGATCTAATACTCCGTTAGTTTCTAATAATACGGCTCCTCCGTAGGTGCTATGATTATTTGTAAATTGTATAGGACCACTATTATTAATAGTAAGGTTTGTACAAAAAATAGCACCTGCCTTGTTAATGGCAACATTACTATTAAAACAAACAGGTCCCGAGTTATTTTCTATTTGTAATGTTGTACAAGAAATAGCTCCTCCCGAGGCGGAGTTTCCAGAGGATATCTCACATATGCCGGAGTTATTAGCGAAGAAGATAACATCAGAGTTATTGGAAATTGTAAACGTAGTTTCTACGCAACATGCTCCTCCTCGAGGGGAAGTATTAGAAACTAGGTAAATAGGAGCTGTATTTTCGGAAAGATTGAGGTTATTGCAAAATACTGCTCCTCCTTCTGCGTTAGGAGCGGTTCTCCCGTAAAAGGAGAAATTATTCATTAATAATATCGTTGCGGAATTCCCTGCTATGTTTAAATTTTGGGTTGTAGAGATTGCTCCGCCTTTATTTTTTGCAGAGTTGTAAGCAAAACAAATGATTCCTTGATTGTTGTTTATGGAGAGATTCCCTTCACAGTGGATAGCTCCACCACGATTTTTAATATTAGCAGCAGGAGTAGTAGTGGTAGGATTTTCTTTTGTATTCGCACGATTTCTAACGAAATATTGATTCGCAAAATTGTTAATGATATCGCAGTTTCCTGAGGTGCATATCGCTCCTCCATTATCTACAGAGCTATTGTTGAGGAATTTTATTTCTCCGCGATTTCCCTTTAGAATTAGCGATTGCACATCGATAACACCACTGCCACTATTTGTATTTTGTTGAGAACACAAGATATTCTTGGTTTCGCTAATTGCTAAATCAGTTTGGGAGCGTAGCATTCCATTAAGTGAATTAGCCTTCTCCAGTGTGCTAGTAAAGATGTCAGGGAAAGGTAATTGTTCGTAGCTAAATGTATAATAGGAATCAGCATGGTTTGTAGCATAAGAGGAAATCGTTAGCGTAGAAAGTAGAGCCGTAAGAAGATAAATTCTGAAAGTTTTTGAGGTCTTTTGCATAGGAGGATAACGTTCTTTCTAAAATCTAAAATTTGATTTCACTGGTTACATTTAGGAAGTTACACAACGTAGATTTTGAAAAATCTCCTCGGTAATTGATTCCTAGGCTCATATTTTTAAATGTTGTTGTATTTTTAATAACTGCAGATCCTGAGTGACGATCTACGTGAGTTCCTGATGTTAGCCATAATCCTTTGCTGACAGTCCTTAAGGTAATCACCTTGGGTTTTTTCCTATAAACTGTAGGGGTATAGGCAAACTGAAATTCCCAAGAGGTAGGTAGGAGGGTTTTATTTTCTTTATGGCAATAGATCCCTAAAGGTAGGGTAACATTTGTCAGTGGAGTTTTTACTTTGAAAAAGCGGATGTTGCTTCCTGTTTCTGTGAAGCTTTCTTGAGAAGCGCGTACTCCTAAAGCTTTTACAAAAGGGCGAAATAGCATGTTGGATATGCTTCCTTCAGGAAGCATACAAGCAAGCTCTGCTCCTAAGGTATTGCCATGGAATTTCCCTTCAGAGGTTGCTTTTTGTTCCTTATCTTGAGTTTTTACCTTGTTATGAGAGTAGCCATAACCTACGGAGGCTGTGGTAATCACATCGTAAAACCAAGGGATTTGTAGCTGAGCTCCTGTGAAATAGCAATTTGAAGAGACAGTGTTCTTAGTCTTTAGTTCTTTTATCTGACTATAAAATTGCGCAAAACTTAGTGCAAAGTTGTGTTTAGTTTCTGAGGAGCCTTGAGCTTTCGCAGAGTATCCTTTTGAGAAAAGATTAAACCCTGGAATGGCTTTGCGTGTTTTTTGAGCTATATAAGCTCCTAAGGCTCCTCCTGCGATCTCTCTATTAGAAGCTTCGCGGGGGGAACTTTCTAGTGTATGCAACCCTGTAATTACATTATAGGCAGATTGCCAAAGAGCATTAGAGATAATATCCGCACGATACTTAGGATTGGGAATATAATGGGTAGGAGTCCAATCAGCATAGAGAATGCGATGAGATGTATTTGCAGTTTCTAGAGTTGTTCCTGCTGTTGTTGTATACGTTTCCCAGTGGGGAGACCATATTCCTTGATAGCCATAGTGAACAGCATCATTGATAGCTTCGATGTTTAAATCATCAATATTGATTTTGTTTGATTTATTATCACAAAGATACAGGAAGGGAACTTTAGTAATGCCTCCCGAGAGGTCTAAAGAGTCAAAAGGATCTTGGTTGTCATTATCTAGTAAAATTAAATCCCCGGAAATCGTGATCGAAGGATTGGTATCTTCAGAG
This window of the Chlamydia sp. BM-2023 genome carries:
- a CDS encoding polymorphic outer membrane protein middle domain-containing protein, with translation MQKTSKTFRIYLLTALLSTLTISSYATNHADSYYTFSYEQLPFPDIFTSTLEKANSLNGMLRSQTDLAISETKNILCSQQNTNSGSGVIDVQSLILKGNRGEIKFLNNSSVDNGGAICTSGNCDIINNFANQYFVRNRANTKENPTTTTPAANIKNRGGAIHCEGNLSINNNQGIICFAYNSAKNKGGAISTTQNLNIAGNSATILLMNNFSFYGRTAPNAEGGAVFCNNLNLSENTAPIYLVSNTSPRGGACCVETTFTISNNSDVIFFANNSGICEISSGNSASGGAISCTTLQIENNSGPVCFNSNVAINKAGAIFCTNLTINNSGPIQFTNNHSTYGGAVLLETNGVLDLSADYGDIIFDNNYATHNGAWYRNAWHCIQGVTTKLGAKKHRSIKTYDPIEAFHPNCPVTINPEDYHKGTVLFSSLSVSEAFTAEKNFFSYIKNPLTIKNGVLAVEDRAGIAAYQITQEQGSILRLGNKAVIATSVNHNTTSGGSTTSGTSSGSQIIINQLALNLPSIIQKGAEAPKIWIYPTATTAGGKTTYAEDNNPDITISGPLLLLDSDNNDPHDSLNLSAGITKVPFLYLCDNENKKITITDLNIEAINNHAHYGYQGIWSPHWEEYTTAGGRTLDTANKSHRILYADWTPTHYIPNPKFKTPLIANALWQTFYTTMAGMHSLPSITLGSTGSAFEFRGEGLGIAVRQRTKNQIQGFRMESSGYAAGTSSTTKNDSKLALSFSQHFSQLKEKLSRNKLSSKNYFAGLQIYLPWLENSVITTGSMAYNYGDHKVKNFYKEDDKASEGSFYSHSFAATVNCTFPFLSIGNEFTLAPFVEAIAFRSTISSFEENGDFVRRFSTLRPLRTLTTPVGIAMQWDQNSNIPTIWKLKLAYQPIVHKQYPQILTTLKASNGMWASYGTPITRHSFLTDLNNETQIFNNLKIFLSYHGEISSSTFSNYLKVGSSMLF